The sequence below is a genomic window from Piliocolobus tephrosceles isolate RC106 chromosome 8, ASM277652v3, whole genome shotgun sequence.
GGCCaggtagtggctcacgcctgcaatcccagcacttagggaggctgagacagaaggattgcttgaggtcaggagttcgagaccagcctggataacctAGCAAGACTTccgcctctacaaaaaagaaaaaacaaaattagctggacgtagtgacatgcacctatagctccagctacttggaaggctaatgaggggaagattgcttcagcctaggagttcaagaccagccgggcatAATAGAAAgactccatttcttaaaaaaaaaaaaaaaaaaaaaaatttttagccagtcatggtgacatgcacttgtggtctcagctttttgggaggctgagatgggaggattgcttaagtgtgggaggtcaagactgcagtgagctatgatgatgtcactgcactccagcctggacaacagagtgagatcctgtttcttaaaaaaaaaaaaaaatccaaatccaATGGAAAGGAACCCAAATATAATATGAAACACATTCTAATGTTCCCTTCTCAGAAGGGAGTCCTTCAAAGTGGACAGAGTTCAATCTTGCACATGTAGGGAGCTGAGGCCTCAGGGGGCGGGGATCTGACTCAAGGTGGTCCAGCAGCTTCACCTCTACAACAAAAGTGGGgatcctggccaggtgcggtggctcatgcctatagtcccagcactttgggagaccgaggtgggtggatcgcctaaggtcaggagttcaagaccagcctgaccaagatggtgaaactccatctctactaaaaatagaaaaactagccaggcgtggtggtgggcacctgtaatcccagctactcaggaggctgaagcaggagagtcaccCGAACccggggaagtggaggttgcagtgagctgagatagcaccattgcattccagcctgggcaacaaaagggaaattccgcctcaaaaaaaaaaaaaaaagtggggttcCTGCCCCAGGAGGGTGATGATGGGTgatgattctctctctctcttctcctgcaGTTGGTTCAGAACCGAGATCACCTCTATAATTTTCTGCTCCTCAAGATCAACCTCTTCAACCACTGGGTATCAGGGCTGGCCCAAGAGGCCCGGGGGTCCTGTAACTGGCAGGCCCGCCTACCTCTGGGAGCTGCAGCCTGCCCGCTGGGCCGGGCTCTCCGGGCTGGGCTGGCTCTGATCCAGGTCCCTGTGTGGCTCGTGCTACAGGGACCCAGGCTGATGTGGGCTGGCATGTGGGGCGgcaccagggccctgggcctggccttgCTCAGTGCCTGGGAGCAGCTGGGCCTGTCTGTGGCCATCTGGACAGACCTATTTTTGTCATGTCTGCACGGCCTGATGTTGGTGGCCTTGCTCCTGGTGATAGTGACCTGGAGGGTGTGTCAGAAGGTCCACTGCTTCAGACCGGACAGGCAGCTCAGTAAGGTGGGTGGTTTTGGGGTGAGACTGGGGTGTGGAGGGCAAACCTGGGGTGTTGTGTGTGGCCAGGGCTGATTGAGCTTGCGTGGGGGAGCCACAGCCGAGCAGTGTAACCCTATGAGCTCCTAAGGGCCACCCACCCATCTGTCTCCCTGTTCCAGGCCTTGCAAATGAACTGCGTGGTGAGGAAGCTCCTGGCACAGCTGAGACGTCTGTATTGGTGGGTGGAGACTATGACTGCCCTCACCTCCTGGCACCTGGCCTATCTCATCACCTGGaccacctgcctggcctcccacctGCTGCAGGCTGCCTTTGAACACACGGCCCAGCTGGCCCAGGCCCAGGAGGTTGAACCCCAGGAGGTCTCAGAGTCTTCCTTGCTGCCCTCACTATCGGGGTCCTCGGACTCGGAGTCTGGACTAGTTTTGTCAGAGCAAGAAACTCCCAGAGCATAAATGTATCCCCATCTGCCTCTCCTGGTCTGGCCTGGCCTACGGTCTCACTCCCTCTTCCCTAATGGGCTGGAGAGATGTTGTGTGAAtgacgtgcatgtgtgtgcgtgcatgtgagCCCAGGACTGCCTCTGGGAAGGAAATTACATTCTGTCAGCATCTTCTATGGGCCAGATATCAACCATCTCAGACAATTTACTCATAATCTGGTTTAAATCTCCTAGCAACACAGGCATCAGGTTTGATTAGCACCATTTACAGCTGAGAAAATTGAGCCTCAGAAGGTtgaactttcccaaggtcacagtcTGTCAAGGGCAGAACCAGCACTGGGTCTCTAGATTTTTTGCTTCCCAGAATCCCTAACTTTCTCTAGGTGCGTGCCCCTGATTCTCAGAAGTATTGGTGCCCAGGGTTTTAGGGGAGATGGGCAGTTAGAGACTTTGGCCTCTGGGGGGTGCCAGGGCCTCACATTTCAGAGATTTAGAAACTTCCTTTGAGAAACAGTTGTGAGCCAGGCTTCAAGGAACCCATTCATTCATGCACTTggccattcatccatccacctatccacctGCCCACAAAGGCATCCACAgaaccatccatccacccacccaccaatccaatcatccactcatccattcacctGCCCATCtacccacacatccatccatccatccctccacccatccatccatccactcatccactcatccatccattcatccatccatccatccatccatccatacatcaTCCACCCACCAACCCacacattcatccatccatccctccaacCACCCACCCACtgatccatttatccatccacccaaccacccatccattcacccacccatctaCCTACCCGTTTAATCACCCATTCATCTATgcattcatccacccattcatgcatccatctgtccaaccatccatccatccatccatccatccatccatccatccatccacatacccaacccatccatccatctacccacccactgATCCATTTACCTATCCATTTATCCACCCACCTACACGTCCATTCACCTGCCCATCTACCTACtcatccactcacccattcatCTACCCATTCATCAACCCATTCATGCATC
It includes:
- the TMEM270 gene encoding transmembrane protein 270 produces the protein MEAVPPVRSSLLEILLQVIRLTVLLVQNRDHLYNFLLLKINLFNHWVSGLAQEARGSCNWQARLPLGAAACPLGRALRAGLALIQVPVWLVLQGPRLMWAGMWGGTRALGLALLSAWEQLGLSVAIWTDLFLSCLHGLMLVALLLVIVTWRVCQKVHCFRPDRQLSKALQMNCVVRKLLAQLRRLYWWVETMTALTSWHLAYLITWTTCLASHLLQAAFEHTAQLAQAQEVEPQEVSESSLLPSLSGSSDSESGLVLSEQETPRA